From a region of the Pseudanabaena sp. ABRG5-3 genome:
- the accB gene encoding acetyl-CoA carboxylase biotin carboxyl carrier protein, which yields MEFSLEQLRELVTILNKTDITELTLESGDLRLSIRKSETKVAPVVHAAPAVVSTVHSVAIDNAQSNPVVHATTIADAIPAKKLIEITSPMVGTFYRSPAPDEAPFVEIGDTVKKGSTVCIIEAMKLMNEIEAESGGKIVEILVENTQPVEYGQVLMRVEPN from the coding sequence GTGGAATTTAGCTTAGAGCAATTACGTGAACTAGTCACGATTCTAAACAAGACGGATATTACCGAACTCACTCTAGAATCAGGTGATTTACGTCTGAGCATCCGCAAAAGCGAAACTAAAGTTGCGCCTGTGGTACATGCTGCACCTGCTGTTGTGTCCACAGTTCATTCTGTAGCGATCGATAATGCACAGAGTAATCCTGTAGTGCATGCCACCACGATCGCTGATGCTATTCCAGCGAAGAAGCTAATCGAAATTACATCGCCAATGGTTGGTACTTTCTATCGCTCACCTGCACCCGATGAAGCACCATTCGTCGAAATTGGCGATACCGTCAAGAAGGGCAGTACTGTTTGCATCATCGAGGCAATGAAGCTAATGAATGAGATCGAAGCTGAGTCTGGTGGCAAAATTGTAGAGATTTTGGTTGAGAATACTCAACCAGTTGAATATGGTCAAGTTTTAATGCGCGTTGAACCTAACTAA
- a CDS encoding slr1659 superfamily regulator — MEVKGDDYKVWYNASESSIYCQGSLRLAGTEEYAPIVKILEHVIEKSPQHIILNLCQLEFLNSSGINVLSKFVIKVRQKEKISITVQGSDTVPWQGKSLKNLQRLMPALKLEWV; from the coding sequence ATGGAAGTTAAAGGAGATGATTATAAAGTCTGGTATAACGCATCAGAATCGAGTATTTATTGTCAAGGATCCTTACGATTAGCAGGAACAGAAGAATATGCTCCAATTGTAAAAATTTTAGAGCATGTAATTGAGAAATCACCTCAACACATTATTTTAAATCTCTGTCAATTAGAATTTCTAAATAGTTCAGGCATTAATGTACTATCTAAATTTGTAATTAAAGTTCGCCAGAAAGAAAAAATTAGTATTACAGTTCAAGGTTCAGATACTGTACCTTGGCAGGGAAAGTCCCTTAAAAATTTGCAACGTTTAATGCCTGCCTTAAAATTAGAATGGGTTTAG
- the hpf gene encoding ribosome hibernation-promoting factor, HPF/YfiA family → MKLVIQGKNIEVTEAIREYVEQKIDKAVSHFQALTTEVDVHLSVARNPRIASSQSAEVTVYANGSVIRAEEKSENLYASIDLVADKIARKLRKFKERKNDRAAAKTSVAVVEQPPVPVPNGNRVVELPTQVVRNKYFAMPALSVDEALERLELIDHDFYVFRNADTGEINVVYERNHGGYGVIQPHDVNKKH, encoded by the coding sequence ATGAAACTTGTAATTCAAGGCAAGAATATTGAAGTCACGGAAGCTATCCGCGAATATGTCGAACAAAAGATTGACAAAGCGGTGAGCCATTTCCAAGCATTAACCACCGAAGTGGATGTCCATCTATCGGTGGCTCGAAATCCTCGCATCGCTTCTAGTCAATCGGCTGAAGTAACTGTGTATGCGAATGGATCTGTGATCCGCGCCGAGGAAAAGAGCGAGAATTTGTATGCAAGTATCGACCTAGTTGCTGACAAAATTGCCCGCAAGTTGCGGAAATTCAAGGAGCGCAAGAACGATCGCGCTGCCGCTAAAACCAGTGTTGCCGTTGTTGAGCAGCCTCCTGTACCTGTACCCAACGGTAATCGTGTGGTTGAACTGCCCACTCAGGTGGTACGAAACAAATACTTCGCCATGCCTGCCCTGTCTGTGGATGAGGCTCTTGAGCGGTTGGAGTTAATCGATCATGATTTTTACGTTTTTCGCAATGCTGATACAGGGGAAATCAACGTTGTCTATGAACGCAATCATGGTGGCTATGGTGTAATTCAACCCCATGATGTCAATAAAAAACATTAA
- a CDS encoding F420-0:Gamma-glutamyl ligase: protein MNILIGLAIAIASLGGIVLLLWLLFEWQYKTRQGNLLEFDNGAWQFLTYEPDHYRLELLLTATNKTRKLDVFLVEVNPELSLLSSDSLDGIHTQVQLRSRHPNVASRNDNYWESYIITPDKSTGVEIQIDISGKNLEELKTAWVRVHYTIYGPAGREEKVKHCIIPLQFPDANQRERWRPTPDADVLPIRTHILSAGDTPVDVMQRYVMSHAQAGDIVTIAETPIAIMQGNFYHPSDIYPQWLAKRLCYYFKSTSSLATACGLQSLINESGAWRVAFAFIIGSLAKTIFRVPGVFYMLAGEQARLIDDVTGTLPPYDQFIVLGPKNPQSVVDEIKAGTGLEAAIVDVNDLRRVKVLASTSGASEELLNQALIMNPAGNAAEQTPIVLIRPNSGG from the coding sequence ATGAATATTTTGATTGGTTTGGCTATAGCGATCGCATCTCTTGGTGGCATAGTTTTATTACTATGGTTGCTGTTTGAGTGGCAATATAAAACGAGACAAGGCAACTTACTCGAATTTGATAATGGGGCTTGGCAGTTTCTGACCTATGAGCCAGATCATTACCGACTGGAATTGCTGCTAACGGCGACGAACAAAACTCGCAAGCTTGATGTTTTTCTTGTCGAAGTCAATCCTGAACTATCCCTGCTATCGAGCGATAGTCTTGATGGCATTCATACTCAGGTGCAGTTGCGATCGCGCCATCCCAATGTGGCAAGTCGTAACGATAACTATTGGGAATCCTATATCATTACTCCCGATAAAAGCACGGGTGTAGAGATTCAAATTGATATCAGTGGCAAAAATCTCGAAGAATTGAAAACTGCTTGGGTGCGTGTCCATTACACAATCTATGGACCTGCGGGGCGCGAAGAAAAGGTCAAGCATTGCATTATTCCCCTCCAGTTTCCTGATGCCAATCAAAGGGAACGTTGGCGACCCACTCCTGATGCCGATGTATTACCCATTCGCACCCACATTCTCTCTGCGGGTGATACCCCTGTGGATGTGATGCAGCGCTATGTAATGAGCCATGCTCAAGCGGGAGATATTGTGACGATCGCCGAAACCCCAATCGCGATTATGCAGGGTAACTTCTATCATCCCAGTGATATTTATCCCCAATGGTTAGCGAAACGACTCTGTTATTACTTCAAGAGTACTTCCAGTCTTGCCACGGCATGTGGTCTGCAATCTCTAATTAATGAGTCAGGGGCATGGCGCGTCGCTTTCGCCTTCATCATCGGTTCTCTCGCTAAGACAATCTTCCGTGTTCCGGGCGTATTCTATATGCTGGCTGGTGAACAGGCGAGATTAATCGACGATGTGACTGGGACTTTGCCACCCTACGATCAATTCATCGTGCTGGGTCCCAAAAATCCTCAATCTGTTGTTGATGAGATTAAGGCTGGTACGGGACTCGAAGCTGCGATCGTCGATGTGAACGATTTGCGTCGGGTGAAGGTTTTAGCGTCAACTTCTGGAGCTTCTGAAGAGTTACTCAATCAAGCCTTAATTATGAATCCTGCGGGTAATGCCGCCGAGCAAACGCCGATTGTGTTAATTCGTCCGAATAGTGGAGGTTAA
- a CDS encoding DDE transposase family protein — MISDSLNSLRDSQESITAERWFIGKRADTGICEIVKGNSQEDLTDFVETWGAFNSQGEAIAKRVGLIRAGKCQPL; from the coding sequence ATGATATCTGATAGTCTGAATAGTCTTAGAGATTCGCAAGAATCGATCACTGCTGAGCGCTGGTTCATCGGTAAACGTGCTGATACGGGTATCTGTGAAATTGTCAAAGGTAATAGCCAAGAAGATCTCACTGATTTTGTAGAAACTTGGGGTGCATTTAACTCTCAGGGTGAGGCGATCGCTAAGCGTGTTGGTCTTATCCGTGCAGGCAAATGTCAACCACTCTAG
- the efp gene encoding elongation factor P yields MISSNDFRPGVTIELDGEVWRVVEFLHVKPGKGSAFVRTTLKSAMTGKNLERTFRAGEMVPQAVLEKSSMQHTYKDGEDYVFMDMQSYEEANLTASQIGSRVKYIKEGMEVNVVRWGDRVIDVELPNTVVLEVIETDPGLKGDTATGGSKAAKVETGASINVPLFVNIGDRIKIDTREDTYLGREN; encoded by the coding sequence ATGATCTCTAGTAACGATTTTCGACCCGGCGTAACAATTGAACTCGATGGCGAAGTCTGGCGTGTAGTTGAATTCTTACACGTAAAGCCTGGTAAAGGTTCAGCTTTTGTACGCACCACGCTAAAAAGCGCCATGACAGGTAAAAACCTAGAAAGAACCTTTAGGGCTGGGGAAATGGTTCCTCAGGCTGTGCTCGAAAAAAGCTCCATGCAGCATACCTATAAAGATGGCGAGGATTATGTCTTTATGGATATGCAGAGCTATGAAGAAGCTAATTTGACCGCTTCCCAAATTGGTAGTCGTGTCAAGTACATCAAAGAAGGCATGGAAGTCAACGTTGTCCGTTGGGGTGACAGAGTAATTGACGTGGAATTGCCTAATACCGTCGTGCTAGAAGTCATCGAAACCGACCCAGGCTTAAAAGGTGACACTGCAACTGGTGGCAGTAAAGCCGCTAAGGTGGAAACAGGCGCATCGATCAACGTTCCTCTTTTTGTGAACATTGGCGATCGCATCAAAATTGATACTCGTGAAGACACGTATTTGGGGCGTGAAAATTAG
- the queF gene encoding preQ(1) synthase, whose product MTVKYGEQAIAESTLTTFPNPRIGRDYSVQITLPEFTCKCPFSGYPDFATIYITYTPNKVLVELKAIKLYINSYRDRFISHEESVNQILDDFVKAGDPIRINVKGDFSPRGNVHTVVEVNYTKPISD is encoded by the coding sequence ATGACTGTTAAGTACGGCGAACAAGCGATCGCAGAATCAACCCTCACCACTTTTCCTAACCCCAGAATTGGCAGAGACTATAGCGTTCAAATCACACTTCCTGAATTTACTTGCAAATGTCCATTTTCAGGTTATCCAGACTTTGCGACCATTTATATTACCTATACGCCCAATAAAGTATTGGTTGAACTTAAAGCAATTAAGCTTTATATCAATAGCTATCGCGATCGCTTTATTTCGCATGAGGAGTCAGTCAACCAAATTTTGGATGATTTTGTCAAAGCAGGTGATCCTATCAGAATCAATGTCAAAGGAGATTTTAGCCCTCGCGGTAATGTGCATACAGTGGTAGAAGTCAATTACACCAAGCCAATATCTGACTAA
- a CDS encoding ExbD/TolR family protein, whose product MKIRKKYQSSANAEINLTALLDVVFSILAFFILLSSALIVPSRIGIDLPISDRNSNVDQNSGDLKPEDVFVITLDPNGQMLSNGKSIAPQQLEQDIRKFLAASSRGVVVLSADNTNVSYQLVINRLAELRGIAGNRVAIATSRSS is encoded by the coding sequence ATGAAAATTCGCAAGAAGTACCAATCATCAGCTAACGCAGAAATAAATCTGACAGCTTTGTTGGATGTGGTGTTTTCAATTTTGGCGTTTTTCATTTTGCTATCATCAGCTCTAATCGTGCCTAGCCGTATTGGTATTGATTTACCAATTAGCGATCGCAACAGCAATGTTGACCAAAACTCAGGCGATCTCAAACCTGAAGATGTTTTTGTAATTACCCTTGATCCTAATGGGCAAATGCTATCCAATGGCAAATCTATTGCACCTCAACAGCTAGAGCAAGATATTCGTAAGTTTTTGGCAGCTTCATCACGGGGAGTAGTTGTATTGAGCGCCGATAATACTAACGTCTCCTATCAACTAGTAATCAATCGTCTTGCCGAGCTAAGAGGCATTGCTGGTAATCGTGTCGCGATCGCCACATCTAGATCTTCGTAA
- a CDS encoding CobW family GTP-binding protein — protein sequence MLTSDRNVTEDLTQDIIDVDVPKRGMPVTIITGFLGSGKTTLLNHILQNQQDLKVAVLVNEFGDINIDSQLLVAVDENMMELSNGCICCTINDGLVDAVYNVLERSDRIDYMIVETTGVADPLPIALTFLGTELQHLTRLDSILTVVDSEAFTSEHFNSDAAYAQIMYGDIIILNKTDLVTEEKLQELEAFINKTKTKARILRSHLGIVPLPLILDVKIDQSAIAPSQKDEDHAHHKHEHHDHGSPNSHEQCHDPECNHEHHHHEHHHSDHLENDGFISISFQSDRTFDLDKFQNFLDKKLPIDVFRAKGILHFANIDNRYVFQLSGKRYELKNDDRGKSLNNQLVIIGRNLHREELLAELTDCLV from the coding sequence ATGCTTACTTCCGATCGCAATGTTACCGAAGATCTTACACAGGACATTATTGATGTGGATGTACCCAAACGCGGGATGCCAGTCACAATCATCACAGGCTTTTTAGGCAGTGGTAAAACTACTCTGCTCAATCACATTTTACAAAACCAGCAGGATCTGAAAGTTGCAGTTTTAGTAAATGAATTTGGCGATATCAATATTGACAGCCAGTTGTTGGTTGCCGTGGATGAAAATATGATGGAACTGAGCAACGGTTGCATCTGCTGCACGATCAATGATGGCTTAGTTGACGCTGTTTACAATGTTCTCGAACGAAGCGATCGCATTGATTACATGATTGTCGAGACTACTGGTGTCGCTGATCCCCTACCCATTGCCCTTACTTTTTTAGGTACAGAGCTACAGCATTTAACTCGCCTCGACTCGATTTTGACTGTAGTTGATTCCGAAGCATTTACCTCAGAGCATTTCAATAGCGATGCTGCCTATGCCCAAATCATGTATGGCGACATTATTATTCTCAATAAGACTGATCTTGTAACCGAAGAAAAACTCCAAGAGCTAGAAGCTTTCATTAACAAGACCAAAACTAAAGCGAGAATTTTGCGATCACATTTGGGGATCGTACCATTACCCCTCATTCTTGATGTGAAGATCGACCAATCAGCGATCGCGCCTAGTCAAAAAGACGAAGATCATGCTCACCACAAACATGAACATCACGATCATGGCAGCCCAAACTCCCATGAACAATGCCACGATCCCGAATGTAACCATGAGCATCACCACCATGAGCATCATCATTCCGATCACCTAGAAAACGACGGCTTTATATCTATATCATTTCAAAGCGATCGCACCTTTGATCTCGATAAGTTTCAAAACTTTTTAGACAAAAAATTGCCAATAGATGTCTTCCGAGCTAAGGGTATTTTGCACTTTGCAAATATTGATAATCGCTATGTATTCCAACTGAGCGGCAAACGCTATGAGCTAAAAAATGATGATCGCGGCAAATCTCTAAATAATCAGCTAGTAATCATCGGACGTAATTTACACCGAGAAGAGTTACTTGCCGAACTTACCGATTGTCTCGTCTAA
- the trxA gene encoding thioredoxin — protein sequence MSVTKQFGSFDELLESSELPVLVDFYAPWCGPCQLMTGILDKVSETMKDKVQIVKINTDNYPDLASQYKVYALPTLVLFKDGSPVDRVEGVIQADQLCDRLAVHA from the coding sequence ATGTCAGTAACAAAGCAGTTTGGTAGTTTTGACGAGTTGTTAGAAAGTTCAGAATTGCCTGTTCTTGTAGATTTTTATGCACCTTGGTGTGGTCCCTGCCAACTCATGACAGGAATTCTTGACAAGGTAAGTGAAACTATGAAGGATAAGGTACAGATTGTGAAAATCAATACAGATAACTATCCTGATCTTGCTTCTCAATATAAGGTCTACGCTTTACCAACTTTAGTTCTATTTAAAGACGGTTCACCCGTTGATCGCGTTGAGGGGGTCATCCAAGCCGATCAATTATGCGATCGCTTAGCAGTTCACGCTTAA
- a CDS encoding glucose-6-phosphate isomerase, with amino-acid sequence MNSAVELWQRYQDWLYYHSELGIYLDISRIRFTPDFVTQIQPKFTKAFSDMKALESGAIANPDEQRMVGHYWLRSPEIAPTEELRKDITETLDRIEEFTQKIHAGLIHPPNAARFTDILSIGIGGSALGPQFVAQALAKADVPLKISFIDNSDPDGIDLVLDLLGDRLSSTLVLVISKSGGTPEAANGMKEAEFAFQKAGLDFAKQAIAITGVGSALEKYAIGNGWLDTFPMYDWIGGRTSELSAVGLVPAALQGVNIREMLRGANLMDAATREENLRQNPAVLLAMSWYFACNGKGEKDMVILPYKDRLLLFSRYLQQLVMESLGKEQDLDGNLVYQGIAVYGNKGSTDQHAYVQQLREGVPNFFATFIEVLQDSAKPHPEVEEGVVTGDYLLGFLQGTRSALYENGRDSITVTIPVVSELTIGALIALYERAVSFYASLVNINAYHQPGVEAGKKAGAKVLALQKKLVAVLKSSTVSLSLEEIATRIDALDEIESLYHIARHLHANCKVLLEGDLAKPITLKLMLIE; translated from the coding sequence ATGAATTCGGCTGTGGAACTATGGCAACGTTACCAAGACTGGCTATATTACCATTCAGAGCTAGGTATATACTTGGATATCAGTCGGATCAGGTTTACGCCAGACTTCGTAACACAGATACAACCTAAGTTTACTAAGGCTTTTTCAGATATGAAAGCTTTAGAGTCTGGTGCGATCGCTAATCCTGATGAACAACGCATGGTTGGACATTATTGGCTACGATCACCAGAAATTGCTCCTACTGAGGAATTGCGTAAAGATATTACGGAAACCCTTGATCGCATTGAAGAATTCACTCAAAAAATCCATGCAGGGCTCATTCATCCGCCTAATGCAGCAAGATTTACGGATATTTTGTCCATTGGCATTGGTGGATCGGCATTAGGACCTCAGTTTGTCGCGCAGGCTTTGGCTAAAGCTGATGTCCCCCTCAAAATTAGCTTTATTGACAACTCTGATCCCGATGGTATTGACCTAGTACTTGACCTATTAGGCGATCGCCTCAGCAGTACTTTAGTACTAGTGATTTCTAAATCTGGTGGTACACCTGAAGCTGCTAATGGCATGAAGGAAGCAGAGTTTGCCTTTCAAAAAGCAGGTTTAGATTTTGCGAAACAAGCGATCGCGATTACGGGTGTCGGCAGTGCATTAGAGAAATATGCGATCGGTAATGGCTGGCTTGATACTTTCCCGATGTATGACTGGATTGGTGGTCGCACCTCAGAACTATCAGCAGTTGGTTTAGTACCTGCGGCTTTACAGGGAGTCAATATCCGCGAAATGCTACGGGGCGCGAATTTAATGGATGCTGCTACCCGTGAGGAAAATCTGCGCCAAAATCCTGCGGTACTGCTAGCGATGTCATGGTACTTTGCCTGCAATGGCAAGGGCGAAAAAGATATGGTGATTTTGCCTTATAAAGATCGCCTTCTCCTCTTCAGCCGCTATTTGCAACAGTTAGTAATGGAATCCCTAGGCAAAGAGCAGGATCTTGATGGTAATTTGGTCTATCAGGGAATCGCCGTTTATGGCAATAAAGGTTCTACCGACCAACATGCCTATGTGCAGCAACTTCGCGAAGGTGTGCCTAATTTCTTTGCTACTTTTATCGAAGTTCTTCAAGACTCCGCCAAACCACATCCTGAAGTAGAAGAAGGAGTTGTCACAGGTGACTATTTGCTAGGTTTTCTCCAAGGTACTCGCAGCGCTCTTTACGAAAATGGGCGAGACTCGATTACGGTGACAATTCCCGTTGTTTCTGAACTCACTATCGGTGCATTAATTGCTCTGTACGAACGAGCGGTTAGTTTCTATGCTTCGCTAGTAAATATTAATGCTTACCATCAGCCAGGGGTTGAAGCGGGTAAAAAGGCAGGAGCCAAGGTATTAGCATTACAAAAGAAATTGGTTGCGGTCTTGAAGTCTTCCACTGTGTCCCTTTCTTTAGAAGAGATTGCCACAAGAATAGATGCACTGGATGAGATTGAGTCGCTGTACCACATTGCCCGTCATCTTCATGCGAACTGCAAAGTTTTATTAGAAGGAGATCTCGCTAAACCGATAACCCTAAAACTGATGCTAATTGAGTAA
- a CDS encoding NUDIX hydrolase: MSDLVPATILQNRLSYQGRKFSFHTDRIKLPNGVIGEYSYIKHPGAGMAVPVNADGKFVLVKQYRFAIQRYLLEFPAGTLEVGENHDVTIKREIEEETGYSASKWQYLGGFYICPGYSDEIIHAYLAQDLTKLEQPPAQDEDEEIEVVLLSREEIDNLLRSQSADTSLDAKSITAFHLALQVLG; this comes from the coding sequence ATGTCTGATCTCGTACCTGCAACAATTTTGCAAAACCGTCTCAGCTATCAAGGTCGTAAGTTCTCTTTTCATACCGATCGCATTAAGTTACCTAATGGCGTTATCGGGGAATATTCTTATATCAAACACCCCGGGGCAGGAATGGCGGTTCCTGTCAATGCCGATGGCAAGTTTGTCTTAGTAAAGCAATATCGATTTGCAATTCAGCGCTACTTATTAGAATTTCCTGCGGGAACTTTAGAAGTAGGCGAAAATCATGATGTGACGATTAAGAGGGAAATTGAAGAAGAGACGGGCTATAGTGCTAGTAAATGGCAATATCTCGGCGGATTCTACATTTGCCCCGGCTATTCCGATGAGATTATCCATGCTTATCTCGCACAGGATCTCACCAAATTAGAACAACCTCCTGCTCAAGATGAAGATGAAGAGATAGAAGTAGTACTGCTCAGTAGGGAAGAAATCGATAATTTATTGCGATCGCAGAGTGCAGATACTAGTCTTGATGCTAAATCCATCACCGCATTTCATCTAGCTTTACAAGTTTTAGGATAA
- a CDS encoding slr1658 superfamily regulator — MAQIFGEFTENFSDRSEFLVLGFSPSSLPIKLRWRTNGLSADFLGDYVRNFFPGDTNADITKQAEIGAAVSFIANELLENAMKYSDDSAGQPVNLEVHLFSERLVFLSKNSVHQDAISSFQAYIQEITTGDIGEMYINQVEKSVTNEEEVNSGLGYFTMIMDYDAVLGWKFEQSQNNGNVTMVTTMVQLPL, encoded by the coding sequence ATGGCGCAAATTTTTGGAGAATTCACAGAAAATTTTTCAGACCGAAGCGAATTTTTAGTTTTAGGATTTTCGCCTTCTTCATTACCAATTAAATTACGCTGGAGGACAAATGGACTATCAGCAGATTTCCTTGGTGACTATGTCCGAAACTTCTTCCCTGGTGATACAAATGCTGATATAACTAAGCAGGCTGAAATAGGAGCTGCGGTTAGTTTCATTGCCAATGAGTTATTAGAAAATGCAATGAAATATAGTGATGACAGTGCAGGTCAACCAGTTAATCTAGAGGTACATTTGTTTAGCGAGCGTCTCGTATTTCTCTCTAAAAATAGTGTGCATCAAGATGCGATCTCTAGTTTTCAGGCTTATATCCAAGAAATTACCACTGGTGATATTGGTGAGATGTATATCAATCAAGTGGAAAAAAGTGTCACTAATGAAGAAGAAGTAAACTCTGGACTTGGTTATTTTACAATGATCATGGACTATGATGCAGTTTTAGGATGGAAGTTTGAGCAGTCTCAAAATAATGGGAATGTGACAATGGTAACGACAATGGTACAGTTACCTCTTTAG
- the trpA gene encoding tryptophan synthase subunit alpha translates to MISVSARFEELRARGQAALIPFITAGDPNLETTAKALRVLDQNGADLIELGVPYSDPLADGPVIQAAATRALQKGATLDKVLDIVREVAPELRSPIILFTYYNPILNIGVEKFLQKIYDAGARGLVVPDLPLEESHVLLEPAAKAGIEVILLIAPTSPPERFAAIAEKSQGFIYVVSATGVTGVRTEVAKGVKTMIEQLREITDKPIAVGFGISQPEHAKQVIDWSADGAIVGSAMVKKLAEPDGGLHAIAELCKTLKQSIRRD, encoded by the coding sequence ATGATATCCGTTTCCGCTCGATTTGAAGAACTGCGAGCTAGAGGTCAAGCTGCTCTGATTCCTTTTATTACGGCTGGTGATCCAAACTTGGAGACAACGGCAAAAGCTTTGCGGGTCTTAGATCAAAACGGCGCGGATTTGATCGAGTTAGGTGTACCCTATTCCGATCCCTTGGCAGATGGCCCTGTAATTCAGGCGGCGGCAACAAGGGCTTTGCAAAAAGGAGCGACATTGGACAAGGTGTTAGATATTGTCCGTGAAGTTGCGCCAGAATTGCGATCGCCAATTATTCTTTTCACTTATTACAACCCGATCTTAAATATTGGGGTCGAAAAGTTTCTCCAAAAAATTTATGACGCAGGGGCTCGTGGCTTAGTTGTACCTGACCTCCCCCTCGAAGAATCCCATGTGTTGCTAGAGCCTGCTGCAAAAGCGGGGATTGAAGTAATTTTATTGATTGCACCCACTAGTCCACCTGAGCGTTTTGCGGCGATCGCTGAGAAATCACAGGGCTTTATCTATGTGGTTAGTGCGACGGGCGTAACGGGTGTGCGTACCGAAGTGGCGAAGGGTGTAAAAACGATGATCGAACAACTCAGAGAGATTACCGATAAACCGATCGCCGTTGGGTTTGGGATCTCGCAACCTGAACATGCTAAGCAGGTAATTGACTGGAGTGCTGATGGCGCGATCGTCGGTAGTGCGATGGTGAAGAAATTAGCCGAGCCAGATGGTGGCTTGCACGCGATCGCCGAGCTTTGCAAAACTCTCAAACAATCTATTCGTAGAGACTAA
- a CDS encoding cyclic nucleotide-binding domain-containing protein, whose amino-acid sequence MKKILLFFSELNNGDLDWFVQKGKKETIQPNRLLMREGQVSEALYIVVSGSFSVVIESQDHKELATISAGEIVGEVSFIDTRPPLASVRSLEESVVLSIPRMQLLSKLQQDVGFSSRFYRAICLCLSDRLRGTVNRLGYGYDGDDLALHFGEFGQSMISNLELAEAKFNWLIKNVRGS is encoded by the coding sequence GTGAAGAAAATTTTACTTTTCTTTAGTGAACTTAACAATGGCGACCTTGACTGGTTTGTCCAAAAAGGTAAAAAGGAAACAATCCAGCCCAATCGCTTATTAATGCGAGAGGGGCAGGTGAGTGAAGCTTTGTATATTGTTGTAAGCGGTTCATTTAGTGTCGTGATTGAGTCGCAGGATCACAAAGAATTGGCAACGATCTCCGCAGGTGAAATTGTTGGTGAAGTTTCCTTTATTGATACTCGCCCGCCACTTGCTAGTGTGCGATCGCTAGAGGAAAGTGTTGTCTTATCAATCCCCAGAATGCAACTTTTATCGAAGCTTCAACAGGACGTTGGGTTTTCATCACGATTTTATCGAGCTATCTGTCTTTGTCTTTCTGATCGCCTGCGTGGCACTGTCAATCGCCTTGGGTATGGTTATGACGGTGATGATTTAGCGTTACATTTTGGAGAATTCGGGCAATCAATGATTAGTAATCTAGAACTAGCTGAAGCAAAATTTAATTGGTTAATTAAAAATGTACGCGGTTCTTAA